Genomic window (Branchiostoma lanceolatum isolate klBraLanc5 chromosome 13, klBraLanc5.hap2, whole genome shotgun sequence):
AGTTCTTTATACGGATGTTACTATGTTAAGAACAGTTCTTTTTAGTACATTCAACAGGGCAAATTTCCCAAAAGGGTGTCGGTAATAAACATTCATACTACTACGCGTACGGTTGCAATGGTATCCTTTACCACTTTTAGTGTATATGCTTTCTCCCAAAAGCAGAGAGATATAAATTTGAAACAACAGTTGCCTCAAATACAGCGCCATCCACAACTATCAATATAACACCTTCTCTGTCAACCGTCCAAACAACAGCCCAATAAACAACCATTCAAACAACCGCTTTCCCCACAATTATCAATACAACAGTTACACCCTCAACCATCCAGACAACAGATTCATCCTCTACCATCCAAACCACTGCTCCACCTACTGCCATTCGAACAACAGCTCCATCTAGTTCCATCGAAACAACAGCTCCACACAGTACCATACAATCTACAGCTCCAAAAACAAGTACTGGCACAACAGTTCCTCTCACTACCATCCGAACGACTCCATACAGTACCATCCGAACAACAACATATCCATCAACCACCATCCGAACGACAGATCCTCCCACTACAATCCAAACAACAGATCCTCccactaccacccaaacaacAACTCCATCAAGTACTATCGGAACAACAGCTTATCCCACTACCATCCGAACAACGGATCCTCCCACTAGTACCCAAACAACAACTCCATCAAGTACTATCGGAACAACGGCTTATTCCACTACCATCCGAACAACGGATCCTCCCACTAGTACCCAAACAACAACTCCATCAAGTACTATCGGAACAACAGCTTATCCCACTACCATCCGAACAACGGATCCTCCCACTAGTACCCAAACAACAACTTCATCAAGTACTATCGGAACAACAGCTTATCCCACTACCATCCGAACAACCGATCCTCCCACTAGTACCCAAACAACAACTTCATCAAGTACTATCCGAACAACAGCTTATCCCACTACCATCCGAACAACGGATCCTCCCACTAGTACCCAAACAACAACTTTATCAAGTACTATCGGAACAACAGCTTATCCCACTACCATCCGAACAACGGATCCTCCCACTAGTACCCAAACAACAACTTCATCAAGTACTATCGGAACAACAGCTTATCCCACTACCATCCGAACAACGGATCCTCccactaccacccaaacaacAACTTCATCAAGTACTATCGGAACAACAGCTTATCCCACTACCATCCGAACAACGGATCCCCCCACTAGTACCCAAACAACAACTTCATCAAGTACTATCGGAACAACAGCTTATCCCACTACCATCCGAACAACGGATCCTCCCGCTAGTACCCAGGCAACAACTTCATCAACCACTATCGGAACAACAGCTTATCCCACCACAATCCAAATAACCCCTCCTACCACCACATTCCGAACTACAGCTTCATCAACTACCATTCGAACAACAGCTTTTCCCACTACCATACGAACGACATTCCCTTCTTCTACCACCCAAACAACATCTCCATCAACTACAATCGAAACAACTGCTCCTCACACTACCATCCAAACCACCGCTCcaccaaatatcattcaaaccaCTCCATCCACTACCGTCGATACTACAGTTCCATCCACTACCGTCCGAACAACAGTTTTTCCCACTACCATACAAACGACATTCCCTCTTTCTACCACCCAAACAACATATCCATCAAGTACCATCCAAACAACAGTTCCACCCACTACCATTCGAACAACAGCTCAATATAGTCCCATCCAATCGACAGCTCCAAAAACAAGTATTGACACAACAGTGCCTCTCACTACCGGTACCATCCAAACAACGACTCAATACAGTACCGTCCAAACAACATCTCCATCAACTATCATCCAAACAACTGCTCCTCACACTATTATCCAAAGCACTGCTCCACCAACTACCATTCAAACCACTGCTCCGCCTTCTACCCTTCGAACAACAGCTCCATCCACTACAATCGAAACAACGGCTCCATCTAGTACCATCCAATCGACAGCTCCAAAAACAAATAACACAACGGTCACTCTcactacaaaacaaacaacacctCTATTCAGTACCATCCAAACAACAGCTCCATCGACTGCCACCCTAACAACAGATCCTTTCACAACCATCCAAACAACATTTTCGTCAAATACTGTCCGAACAACCACTCCTTCCACTAAAATCCAAACAACTGCTCCTTCCACTATAATCCAAACAACTGCTCCACCTTATACAATTCAAACAACAGTTCCTGCTAGTACCATCCAATCCACAGCACCAAATACAAGTATTGACACAACAGCCCCTCTCACTACTATACAACCAACCACTTCATCAACTACCATCCAAACAACAGCTCCATCGACTACCCTCcaaacaacagctgcaccaacaTCTACCCGGACAACTGCTCCCCTCACTACCATTCGAACAACAGCTCCACTCAGTACCATCCAATCGAGAGCTATATCCAGTACTGTCCAATCGACAACTCCAAATACAAGTATCAAGACAACAGTCCCTCTCACTAGTATACAACCAACAACTCCATCAGCTACAATCAAAACAACAACTCCTCCCACtaccatacaaacaacaacaatcacgATGACAACATCCCCAGCCTCTACTGTTGAAACATCTGCTCATACAACGGCCCTTCTTACCACTGGTAAGACAGGCGTAGAGAGTTGCACATATTGTAGAGAAGAAGTAATATCTGATCACTACCTTGGAGACGGGGTTTATCCACACTGCACTCCCTCACACTGCATTTAGACGTCAGCATCACCTGCCAGCATGTCCAGACTCTGCTCAGACTAGTTAGAAGAGCACCAGCATGTTcaaattttctattttgttatgCTGCTACTATGAATACCCTTGAAACCATAATGACTATTCTCCTACAATATCAACCGTTGACATAGCGTTCTTTTTTCCACACTACCAACAGCTCCACCAACTACCACGGAGACAACAGTCCCTCCTACCACTGCTGAGACAACGACTGCAACAACCACTGGTAAGACAGAAGCTGTATTCAAATTGTTCTTTTCCAATTCAAAAGGTtatttaacttttttttggtGGCATGGTGGCACCACAATTCTCTTTGCCTCTGTTCCAACATCGTTTTCAAGACCTTGGAAAGAAAGACTATTAACACCACAGCGCCATCCACCAGCATCCAGACGATGGATCTATTTAGTACAGTCGACCACCGGTAAGGCAAcagcagtagtagtagaagtaatAATATAATTGCTTTTCGTAACTATTGAACATATAACACATCGTTTTCGTTACGTCATTCGAACAGCAGCGCAATCGACATCTGACACAACAGCCGCACCAACAACTATCGAGACAACATTTCCAGTCACAACTGTTcaaacaacagccccacaaaCGACTGTTGACACAACAGTACCACCCACTACCATGAAGACAGCACCTCTCCCAACAACAATTGACACAACAGCTCCTCCCACAACTATAGAAACAACAGCTCCTCCCACAACCACAAAAATAACAGCTCCTCCCATAACTATGGAGACAACAGCTCTTCCCACAACCGTAGTAACAACAGCTCCACCCGCAACTATCGAAACAACAGGTCTTCCCACAACCACCCAAACAACATTGTCGCCTACAATCAGTAAGATAACAGCCTCACTTGCAACTATTGACACAACAGCACCATTCACCAGTATCCGGACGACAGATCCATTTAGTACAGTCGAGACAACCACCGGTAAAGCAACAGCATTCCCTCAGAAGTAgcaatgtatgttttgtttttgtaattatTAAGTAAAGTAGAAATaatacattgatttttttccttatATCATTCAAACAACAGCGCGACCATCGACAACtgagacaacagccccaccaacgaCCATTGAAACAACAGCCCCGCCAACAACTATCGAGACCACAGCTCCATTCACAACCATTCAGACAACAGCCCCATCGACGACAATTGACACAACAGCTCCACCCACAACCATAGCAACAACAGCATCACAAACAACTTTCGAGACCACAGCTCAACTGACAACTATTCAAACAACAGCCCAACCAACGACTGTGGACACAACAGTCCAACCCACTACAATTAAGAAAACAGCTCTCCCAACAACTATTGACACAACAGCTCCACCAACATCTATCCAGACAACAGCCCTTCCAACAACTATCGTGACAACAGCTCCGCCTACATCCGTTGACACAACAGTCCCGCCCACTACAATTAAGACAACAGCTCCACCCACAACTAGCCAGACAACAGCCCAACTGACGACCATGGAGACAACAGTCCCATTAACGACGATtgagacaacagccccaccaacaactttCGTGACGACAGCTCCACCTACAACAGTACCGCCCACAACTATTGAGACAACAGCCCAACCAACAACTATTGTAACAACTGTCCCACTGACTACTGTACAAACAACCACCCTCCTAAGCACTGGTAAGATGTCCTTCGAGGTCCTTTGTACTTATTGTGAAAGTTGGATAAACGTCTATCTACAACTCTCTGAACGTCTGTTGATAAATCAAATTTCTGACAATTTTGCTATTACCATTCACTCAACAGCACCAGCGACCACGATCAAGACAACCGCCTCACCCACAACTGTAAGAACAACAACTGTACACACCACAAAGGAGACGACTGGTAAGACAGCATCATTCAAAATCACTTACGAAATATCGTTGAAATTTTCCTAACATTGTTGATTAATCATTCAGCATTACTCACCCAATTTCAATCCTTTCAATCACTACCATTGTGAAAACAGCTTCGCCCGCTACGATGGAGACTACAGATCTATCAACTACTATTCATACAACACCTCCACCCACAACTTTACTGACTTCAGCCCCTCTTAAAACAATTGAGACAACAGCCTTTTCTACAACAGTCCCCCCTACTACTATCAAGACAACATTCCCACACACAACGGTTCATAAAACAGTAACCCCCACtgctgttgagacaacagccccacctacaactgttgagacaacagtcCCTCCTGCTACTATCTTGACAACAGCATCTCCGACTACAATTGAGACAACAGCCCTCCATTCTACAGTAGAGACAACAGCAGACTCTCCCACTACAGCTCGACCTACTTCTATCCAGACAACAGCTCCTTCTACTACTATCAAGTCAACAGAACCTCCTACTATTGAGACAACAGACCAACCTACTACTGTTCAGACAACAGTCCCTCCCAccactgttgagacaacaggcCAACCTACAAgtgttgagacaacagccccacctacaACTGTTGTTacaacagccccacctacaactgttgagacaacagcccaacccacaactgttgagacaacagtcATTTCTACTAGAATTAAGACAACAGCCCCTCCTACTACCATGGCGTCAACAGCCCTTCCCAGTACCATTGAATCAACAGCTGGAACTACTACTATCAAGACAACGGCCCCTTCAACTACTGCTGAATCAACAGCTCTACCTACTACAATTCGTACAAAAATCCCTTCCACTACAATCAAAACAACATCTCCAACTACAATAAAGACAACAGTCGCTCCTACTATTGAGACATCAGCCCCTCCcacaactgttgagacaacagcccctcctacaactgttgagacaacagcccctcccacaactgttgagacaacagcccctccttctactgttgagacaacagctaCTCCTACTACTGTTGAGACCACAGCCCCTTCTACTACAATAAAGACAACAGTCGCCCCTACTATTGAGACAACAGCCTCacctacaactgttgagacaacagtcCCTCCCACTACTGTTAAGACAACAGTCCCTCCTACTACAattgagacaacagcccctcCCAGTACTATTGAATCAACAGCTAAAACTACTACTATCGAAACAACAGTCCCTCTCACTACTATCAAGACAACGGGCCTTGATACTACAATAGCGACAACAGCCCCTCCCAGTACTATTGAATCAACAGCTTTCCCTACGACTATTCAGGCAACAGTCCCTTCCACTGCTATCAAAACAACAGCTCCTACTACTACCGTAGAGACAACAGCCCCTCCCACTACCATCAAGACAACAGGCTATCAAACTACAGAGAAAACAGGTCCACCTACTTCTATTGAGACAACATCGCAGCCAACTACCTTTGAAACAACAGCCCCTCCCACTACAATCGAGACAGCTTTTCCATCTACGTCTCCCACCACCATCCAGGAAACAGCTCCAACTACTTTTGTCAACACTACAATTCTCCTAACGACTGGTATGAAAACAGCTGCCTCCCCTGTCAAGATGAAAGTTAGCCTCACTAGCTCCAAGGTTATTATAGCTTCCACCGTGCACCGCATCCATGATTTTAGTTTTCCCTCCACTGCTGTAGAGGCAATGCGCTCAAGAGCACCACTGCTGATGAGGCATTAGTTACCTGCACAGTAGATATATCAAGGGGTTAGCATCCATCACTAGTATAAATGCACTACGGCTTCACAAATGTACCTAGATAGCACCTAGAAATATCTTAGTAGAAGTGTCGACTCTCCGGACTACCGCTAATAACTGTTGAACCATTCACACCACAGCTCCTACTACTACCATTGAGACAACACAACAACTCACTACCATTGAGACAACAGCTCCACCTACAACCGTTGAGACAACAGCTCCACCCACTTCTACACAAACAACAGCTCCACCTACAGCCGTTGAGACAACAGCTATCCCAACTACAGTCCATACAACAACCTTCACCACTGGTAAGAAAACAGCTGCTGTCTTTGGTGCTTTCCAAGATAACCATGAtctttcatgtaacgttatatgtagcTTTGCTGATGCTGTTTTCCCTGTATCACTTCTACAAATATTTTATCCTACATGTTTGCAATGAACTTTGATACAAAACTCTAGTCTACAACTGATAAcactaaaagaaacaaaatctcCGTCCACTGCTTTCACATAAACCTTTTCACTCACCACCGCAGAAACAACAGCGCTGCAAACTTCCATCATGAACACAGCCCCAACAATGGCTATCAAAACTACAGCCCCACTTACTACTAAAATGACAACAACCTCACCCACTACAATCGATAGAACAGAACTTTCAACTACTAAAGTAATAACAGCTCCTCACACCACTATCAAAACAACATCCGCTCCATCTACTTTTGTAACAATAGCCACACCCATTCTGAACGACACTACGGCACCTACAACTATTATAGTGACAACAGGCCCGCTATCTATTAAATCAACAACAGCCTCCCTGACTACTATCGAAACTATAGCCCCGCCCACTACTATTGAGACAACTGCCCTTCCAACTACTGGAGTAACAACAGCGCCACTAGCTAGTATTGCAACAACAGCACATCCAACTAATATTATGAAAACACCCCCTTCAACGACAATGGTAACAACAGCCCATCCCACAACTGCCGAGACTACAGTCGTTCCAACAACTGTAGTACCAACGGCAACACACACTGTTATCGAGACAACAGCACGCTCAACCACTAGAGCTACGAACGCCCTGTCCTCTACCATCAGGACAACTGCCCCTAAAACTACAGATTTAAACGTAACAACAGCCTCTCCGACCACTGTCGAAACTAAATCCACACCCACCTCTATCGCGACTACAGCTCCTTCAACTACTAGAATGACAAAAGCTCTAAGCAGTACTATGGAGACAACAGCCCGTCCAACTTCTATTATGAAAACATACCCTTCAACAACAGTGGCAACAACATCCCCTCTCACCACTGGAAAAACTACAGCCGCTCCAACAACTGTAATAACAACAGCCACACACACTGTTATCAAGACAACGGCACCTTCCACTACTATGCTGACAAAAGCCCCACCCACTACTTTCGAGACAACAGCCCTTCCAAGCACTAAAGTTACAACAGCATCCCCGACTACTATCGAAACTAAAGCCCCGCCCACTACTATCGAGACAACAGCGCTTCCAAGCACTAAAGTTACAACAGCGCCACTAACTAGTATCGAGACAACAGACCCTCCGACCACTGAAGTGACAACAGCGCCACTTACTAGCAACGCGACAACCGCACATCCAACTACTATTGTGAGGACATCCCCTTCAATGACAATGGTACCAACAGCCCCTCCCACAACTGCCGAAACTACAGTCGTTCCAACAGCTGTAGTATCAACGGCAACGAGCACTGTTATCGAGACAACAGCACGCTCAACCACTAGAACTACGAACGCCCTGTCCTCTACTATCATGACAACTGCCCCTACAACTACAAATTTAAAAGTAACAACAGCCTCTCCGACCACTGTCGAAACTAAATCCATACCCACTTCTATTGCGACTACAGCTCCTTCAACTACTAGAATGACAAAAGCTCTAAGCAGTACTATGGAGACAACAGCCCCTCCAACTACTATTATGAAAACATCCCCTTCAACAACAGTGGCAACAACATCCCCTCTCACCACTGGAAAAACTACAGCCGCTCCAACAACTGTAGTAACAACAGCCACACAAACTGTTATCAAGACAACGGCGCCTTCCACTACTATGCTGACAAAAGCCCCACCCACTCCTTTCGAGACAACAGTGCTTCCAAGCACTAAAGTTACAACAGCATCCCCGACTACTATCGAAGCTAAAGCCCCGCCCACTACTATCGAGACAACAGCCCTTCCAAGCACTCAAGTTACAACAGCATTCCCGACTACTATCGAAACTAAAGTTCCACCCACTACTATCGAGACAACAGCCCTTCCAAGCACTAAAGTTACAACAGCATCCCCGACTACTATCGAAGCTAAAGCCCCGCCCACTACTATCGAGACAACAGCCCTTCCAAGCACTCAAGTTACAACAGCATTCCCGACTACTATCGAAGCTAAAGCCCCGCCCACTACTATCGAGACAACAGTTAGCACTCAAGTTACAACAGCGCCACTAACTAGTATCGAGACAACTGACCCTCAGACCACTGATGTGACAACAGCGCCACTTACTAACATTGCGACAACCGCACATCAAACTACTATTATGAGGACACCCCCTTCAACGACAATGGTACCAACAACCCCTCCCACAACTGCCGAGACTACAGTCGTTCCAACAACTGTAGTACCAACGGCAACACGCACTGTTATCGAGACAACAGCACGCTCAACCACTAGAACTACGAACGCCCTGTCCTCTACTATCATGACAACTGCCCCTAAAACTACAGATTTAAACGTAACAACAGCCTCTCCGACCACTGTCGAAACTAAATCCACACCCGCCTCTATCGCGACTACAGCTCCTTCAACTACTAGAATAACAAAAGCCCTAAGCAGTACTATGGAGAAAACAGTCCCTCCAACTACTATTATGAAAACATCCCCTTCAACAACAGTGGCAACAACATCCTCTCTCACCACTGGAAAAACTACAGCCGCTCCAACAACTGTAGTAACAGCAGCCACAGACACTGCTATCAAGACAGCGGCACCTTTCACTACAATGCTGACAAAGGCCCCACCCACTCCTTTCGAGACAACAGCCCTTCCAAGCACTAAAGTTACAACAGCATCCCCGACTACTATCGAAACTAAAGCCCCGCCCATTACTATCGAGACAACAGCCCTTCCAAGCACTCAAGTTACAACAGCGCCACTTACTAGTATTGAGACAACAGACCCTCCGATCACTGAAGTGACAACAGTGCCTCTTACTAGCATCGCGATAACCGCACATCCAACTACTATTATGAGGACATCCCCTTCAAAGACAATGGTACCAACAGCCCATCCTACGACTGTCGAAACTACAGTCACTCCAACAACTGTAGTACCAACGGCAACACGCACTGTTGTCGACACAACAGCACGCTCAACCACTAGAGCCACGAACGCCCTGTCCTCTACCATCAGGACAACTGCCCCTACAACTACAAATTTAAAAGTAACAACAGCCTCTCCGACCACTGAAATGACAACAGCGCCACTTACTAGCATCGCGACTGCCGCACATCCAACTACTATGAAAACATCCCCTTCAACAACAGTGGCAACAACACCCCCTCTCACCACTGGAAACACTACAGCCGCTCCAACAACTGAAGTAACAACAGCCACACACACTGTTATCAAGACAACGGCACCTTCCACTACTATGATGACAAAAGCCTCACCCACTACTATCGAGACAACAGCGCTTCCAAGCACTAAAGTTACAACAGCATCCCCGACTACTATCGAAACTAAAGCCCCGCCCACTACTATCGAGACACCAGCCCTTCCAAGCACTAAAGTTACAACAGCATCCCCGACTACTATCGAAACTAAAGCCCCGCGTACTACTATCGAAACCACAGTCCAAACCACTATAATTACAATAGCGCCACTAACTAGTATCGAGCCAACAGACCCTCCGACCACTGAAGTGACAACAGTGGCACTTCCTAGTATCGAGACAACCGCACATCCAACTACTATTATGAAAACACGCCCTTCAACGACAATGGTAACAACAGCCCCTCCCACAACTGCCGGAACTACAGTCGCACAAA
Coding sequences:
- the LOC136447001 gene encoding mucin-2-like → MVTTAHPTTAETTVVPTTVVPTATHTVIETTARSTTRATNALSSTIRTTAPKTTDLNVTTASPTTVETKSTPTSIATTAPSTTRMTKALSSTMETTARPTSIMKTYPSTTVATTSPLTTGKTTAAPTTVITTATHTVIKTTAPSTTMLTKAPPTTFETTALPSTKVTTASPTTIETKAPPTTIETTALPSTKVTTAPLTSIETTDPPTTEVTTAPLTSNATTAHPTTIVRTSPSMTMVPTAPPTTAETTVVPTAVVSTATSTVIETTARSTTRTTNALSSTIMTTAPTTTNLKVTTASPTTVETKSIPTSIATTAPSTTRMTKALSSTMETTAPPTTIMKTSPSTTVATTSPLTTGKTTAAPTTVVTTATQTVIKTTAPSTTMLTKAPPTPFETTVLPSTKVTTASPTTIEAKAPPTTIETTALPSTQVTTAFPTTIETKVPPTTIETTALPSTKVTTASPTTIEAKAPPTTIETTALPSTQVTTAFPTTIEAKAPPTTIETTVSTQVTTAPLTSIETTDPQTTDVTTAPLTNIATTAHQTTIMRTPPSTTMVPTTPPTTAETTVVPTTVVPTATRTVIETTARSTTRTTNALSSTIMTTAPKTTDLNVTTASPTTVETKSTPASIATTAPSTTRITKALSSTMEKTVPPTTIMKTSPSTTVATTSSLTTGKTTAAPTTVVTAATDTAIKTAAPFTTMLTKAPPTPFETTALPSTKVTTASPTTIETKAPPITIETTALPSTQVTTAPLTSIETTDPPITEVTTVPLTSIAITAHPTTIMRTSPSKTMVPTAHPTTVETTVTPTTVVPTATRTVVDTTARSTTRATNALSSTIRTTAPTTTNLKVTTASPTTEMTTAPLTSIATAAHPTTMKTSPSTTVATTPPLTTGNTTAAPTTEVTTATHTVIKTTAPSTTMMTKASPTTIETTALPSTKVTTASPTTIETKAPPTTIETPALPSTKVTTASPTTIETKAPRTTIETTVQTTIITIAPLTSIEPTDPPTTEVTTVALPSIETTAHPTTIMKTRPSTTMVTTAPPTTAGTTVAQTSVVPTATLTVIDTTAPLTTTATHALSSTVGTTALSTTEVTTASPTTIETKVPPITIATTASPTNIMTTAPLDTIETKAPPTTMVTKALSSAIEPTATTIMKGSPSTTMVTTGPLNTVETTATVGTSATRTVIETTAPPTTRGPVVVTPTTGPLNTIETKAPPTTIVSTAPGSNVATTTFKTTTATTTSHSTFETKAQPNTINILAPLTTIKTAAPSTTVKATTSSSSVITTAPPTTVETTAPLTTVEKPASPTTTHTVAPPIIARTTEPPNSIETTASPTTTQTTTPVTSVNTTILLTTGMNSPQSRWKLTF
- the LOC136447000 gene encoding mucin-2-like, encoding TTAFPTIINTTVTPSTIQTTDSSSTIQTTAPPTAIRTTAPSSSIETTAPHSTIQSTAPKTSTGTTVPLTTIRTTPYSTIRTTTYPSTTIRTTDPPTTIQTTDPPTTTQTTTPSSTIGTTAYPTTIRTTDPPTSTQTTTPSSTIGTTAYSTTIRTTDPPTSTQTTTPSSTIGTTAYPTTIRTTDPPTSTQTTTSSSTIGTTAYPTTIRTTDPPTSTQTTTSSSTIRTTAYPTTIRTTDPPTSTQTTTLSSTIGTTAYPTTIRTTDPPTSTQTTTSSSTIGTTAYPTTIRTTDPPTTTQTTTSSSTIGTTAYPTTIRTTDPPTSTQTTTSSSTIGTTAYPTTIRTTDPPASTQATTSSTTIGTTAYPTTIQITPPTTTFRTTASSTTIRTTAFPTTIRTTFPSSTTQTTSPSTTIETTAPHTTIQTTAPPNIIQTTPSTTVDTTVPSTTVRTTVFPTTIQTTFPLSTTQTTYPSSTIQTTVPPTTIRTTAQYSPIQSTAPKTSIDTTVPLTTGTIQTTTQYSTVQTTSPSTIIQTTAPHTIIQSTAPPTTIQTTAPPSTLRTTAPSTTIETTAPSSTIQSTAPKTNNTTVTLTTKQTTPLFSTIQTTAPSTATLTTDPFTTIQTTFSSNTVRTTTPSTKIQTTAPSTIIQTTAPPYTIQTTVPASTIQSTAPNTSIDTTAPLTTIQPTTSSTTIQTTAPSTTLQTTAAPTSTRTTAPLTTIRTTAPLSTIQSRAISSTVQSTTPNTSIKTTVPLTSIQPTTPSATIKTTTPPTTIQTTTITMTTSPASTVETSAHTTALLTTGKTGVESCTYCREEVISDHYLGDGVYPHCTPSHCI